TGTGGGctctgctttttttttttaacctagGAATTCCTGGTATCAAGGGTTCCTTACTGCAAGAGTTTGGTATTCGGCTTGTGTCCTACGATCTTCCTGGCTTTGGTGAAAGCGATCCTCATCCTGATAGGAATCTCGAGTCATCAGCTTTGGATATGTTCCACTTGTCTTATGCTGTGAATGTTACTGATAAGTTTTGGGTTGTGGGCTATTCTATAGGAAGTATGCATGCTTGGGCTGCTCTTCGTTACATTCCTGATAGGATAGCGGGTTAGTTCATGTACTAATTGATGTCTTTCTGTTATTTGAGCGGAAGAAAGTTACCACTATTGCTTCGATTTATGGTGGAAACCAAATGAGTGACTCTTGCCTTCTACATGTCATTTTGACTCATTCTGGGTTCATTTTTCAGGTGCTATCATGGTTGCACCAATGATTAATCCGTATGAACCCAGACTGACCAAGGAAGAGACACGAAAAATCTGGGGGAAATGGACAACCAAGAAGAAAATGTCGTACCATTTAGCACGGAAATTTCCTAGATTACTTCGATACTTCTATCGTAGAAGTTTCCTTTCTGGAAACCATGGTCAGATGGAAAACTTGCTTTCCATCTCATTTGGGAAAAGGGTGAGCCATCTTAACTAAAAGCCATAAAAGTATTAAAGAATTTTATACGTTTTTAGTTAATATTTTTAGTGAATCCATAGGATAGAGCTTTGACAGAGAGACAGATGTTTCAAGACTTTTGGCAGAGGGATGTCGAAGAATCAATTCGACAGTTAAACGTGAAACCATTTGTTGAGGAAGCAGTCTTACAAGTTTCAAACTGGGGTTTCAGCATTGCAGACCTCAAAGTACAGAACAAACACAAGGGCGAAGGGCTTATGGTTTGGCTTAAATCACTTTACGGTTCTGCTGAAAAGAGATTTGATGGTTTTCTTGGCCCTGTACACATATGGCAGGTTAGTTAACAATTTACTTTTCTGTTAAATCACAAAACAATTGTTGGCCCACCTTCCATTATCTCGAACCTTTTGGATAAAAGGATTTCAAGATGATATCAATGACATTAGgttaaatgctaaaaactttTGGTGCGCAAAATCCcatatatgtaaataatttaGTTTTGGGTGCTTGTTTCTATACCTTTATTGCTTGATGCATGAGTGTGTTAACGTGTTATTTTTATGCTCAATTTCCTATGGGCTTGACCTTTCGAGAGAAAGCAGTTTCggtgatggatttcaaataccTATTTAGATggttgtttatcatgtttattcaCTTCAGACCAACAATCtttcttgtatttgaatttcCTATTGAAATAGGGAGGTGAAGACAGAGTTATCCCTCCATCAATGAGCGATTTTGTGCAACGAGTTCTACCAGACGCCATGCTGCATAAACTCCCATATGAAGGCCATTTTACATATTTCTACTTCTGTGATGAATGTCACCACCATATGTTTAGTACAGTTTTCGGGAACCCTCGAGGCCCTCTTTCCGGAAATGTGGATCAAGGTCGGATCAGTGAGGATCAAAACACAGATGGGATGTTCAGTGATAAGGTAATTGACAGCGAAAATGTTTCTGATTTAGCTTGAAAACGTTGGTGCTGGAAAACACAGATTTTCTTGATATCTACTCTGGTTTTCTTAATTGTAATTGAGGCAAGCTAACGAAAAGTATAGAATACGATACATACAGACAGGTACTTGCATGAGAAAATATGATTACGATTCACGAATCCAACCATTTGTCGAACTGAGACATTTAGTTTAGTTTAGTATCACATGCACTGTAAAGAGGGACTAAAACAACAGATTGAAGACCTTGTAAACTTCAATTCTTTTAATCTCTATTGCACCTACACTGTTTGATTCTTGGTTTTGTAATGCATGATGCTCTCACTGCTCATCTTCTGCAGCTTGTTACGATGGCGGATTAAGTTGTTATCGAGAACGAAATTTGTCttcttatgattattttcaaatcaGTTTCTGTAAAAAATTTCTTGCCCATTGCGTGGAAATAACATACTGATCATCATCTCATTCCTAATATGGAGAAGACTAGTTAGTTAGTCGATGGATGAGATTTGGTTAATCGACACATTACACACCTTAGGTCCTTAATCACAcgtgcacacacacacaattgataatatttttagaGCCAACATTTAATTTTAGGGTGCAAAAAACCAATTGTATATATTTAGTGTGCCAAAACTCGAATTTTAGTGTTCATTTTTGACAATAATGTTCGAAGGGATGGAACGTGTCATGTATTCAAGTTTATGTGATTTTTACATACATTTGACATACACATATCCGTTTGACGGGTAAGATAAGATAActaaatgattagtaattagaCTGATAAAAAACGAGAGATAGTGATAAATAACATAGTGatctaaaatatatgtttaatatgattttaaaattgtgGATTAATTTTATGTATTATCTTGAAATGACCAAAATATCCTCACTATGTGTATATAATTACATAACctaaatataataaacaaaaaaataaataaataatagaaataaaataatataataaataaataaatttaaacaatatcattaattattaattttttttaatatttattatataattatttcgtATTGCTTGTAATGACTTTGtttattatacatattatttcttattattttattacaaattCATTCTTATTTTACTAATTATTCTTCTTACGACTCGGCAttgttattatttatcaaaaaattatttttttattatttattattaatttttttattattatacaaatcctgatattaatattaaaaattcatttttttattttctgaaatttatttttttatatacaatttCTCGTTATGATTAATGATATATTcttttaatcaataatttaattatagttTCATCctaatcaataattttattattaaataatttcttattaaattatcattatttaattttttattattatattaatttgtattttctcatgtattattattattttacatcttattatttattattattattattattttgaataatataatttgaaataattaaaaattaaatagtgAGTAGTAAATCCGTTAATTGGGTTTAAGACGATTTTTAAAATCgtacaattatattttattgcataaaattttatattttaacatatattttgaattttcaatttaactACAGTTTTCCAATTTATCTATTTGTTTTCGTATTGCATAAGAAAACAGCAATACGAAAACAAATGCTGAAAAGTCTTaagtttaatattatattaatttataaaagataaaatagtaaaaatacACGTTTATCATGGAAACTGCAAAAATAATTACTTGGTGAAGAAGGTTGAATTATCTCTATTTTTGTGTGTACAGTGCGGGCCACATGCAGGCCTTGGAGATAATAAAAAAAGCTGAAAATCGTACCAAACAAATGATTATGATTGACTCTTTATTAATCAACCTCTTATCATTCGAACCAAACtctaatatattttgatataatatagAAGTTGGAGTAAGATGAGAGCTTTTCCTGGAGATGAGTTCTATGTTAATATTaacaagaaattattttattttaaatgttatgtcaAAACTATGACAATTTAGTTGATTGTCTATACTTGTACGTGAAAACCAAAAgtcatattaaattttaatttttttagtagatGAGGTCTTGGTCCAATGGTTAAAGTTGAGTTCCTGAAATTTAATTCGAGTCCTAGATAGATTTAATTGTTTCTTTGTAATTTCTTTGTTTGAGACAATCAAGTCTTGAATCTACGCTCAAGTATTGTTGTTAGCGTGATAAATTACATTATATCTTTAGAATTTGGAACAATATCGTAGATGtgctataaaaaaattaaatttttaggaAAACAATGAATTCCTTTTCCTGAAAGATATGTGATTTGAAGATTGAGAATTAGCTTACAAATTTGTGTTTCTAATTTTGAgttaaaattcttgaaatttgTGGTTTGATTTTGAAAAGTGATTCATTCCGTTCACGCCCGTTTATTCTAACTGGAAGTCTAACGGTGAGACAAAACATTCTTTCAAGAAGTTCAGGCCCACGAAACCAGCCCAAAGAACCTGTCTGAATTCAGCCCAACAGCGAAGGCCGCAGCGAGGAGGAATCGTGCCACGTTTTGGAagaaatatgttttgtattattGAA
This genomic interval from Primulina huaijiensis isolate GDHJ02 chromosome 14, ASM1229523v2, whole genome shotgun sequence contains the following:
- the LOC140957868 gene encoding uncharacterized protein, with protein sequence MSEVNESTAWRPEFTNVLLDEGVGQNGYDYSSYGVGGRAPAAVGGDWRFQVAEFAKGAAEMSVEFGKGVRDVLKQSLLRDDSLIMRKFKGPCIKICTKLRFLNRYLPEDRDPFHAWSVIACVWILALAALIVNTNHPTTPLVKQMKIHPTSATLVLLPDGRRLAYQEQGIPSDQARYSMIVSHSFLSSRLAGIPGIKGSLLQEFGIRLVSYDLPGFGESDPHPDRNLESSALDMFHLSYAVNVTDKFWVVGYSIGSMHAWAALRYIPDRIAGAIMVAPMINPYEPRLTKEETRKIWGKWTTKKKMSYHLARKFPRLLRYFYRRSFLSGNHGQMENLLSISFGKRDRALTERQMFQDFWQRDVEESIRQLNVKPFVEEAVLQVSNWGFSIADLKVQNKHKGEGLMVWLKSLYGSAEKRFDGFLGPVHIWQGGEDRVIPPSMSDFVQRVLPDAMLHKLPYEGHFTYFYFCDECHHHMFSTVFGNPRGPLSGNVDQGRISEDQNTDGMFSDKVIDSENVSDLA